From a single Candoia aspera isolate rCanAsp1 chromosome 10, rCanAsp1.hap2, whole genome shotgun sequence genomic region:
- the LOC134503193 gene encoding interferon-inducible GTPase 5-like yields MGNIAPKDYVQTEFEDSKRDLNEGSIPKVAAEYQEHLSKMQNLPLHIAVTGKAGAGKSSFVNAFRGINDNEEEAAEVGLAEEMTKPTAYPHPSFPNIKIWDLPGIGTCNSEAAEYLEKVQFERYDVFIIVTADRFTENDALLAKEIRRMRKKFYYVRTKVDVSIEAERRRRNFNMEETLETMRKYCEDNLKAEGKLSARVFLISNRQIHMYDFPLLQETMAAELPDHKKHILTLAVQIFSEENLMVKKAQMRSYIRKLAWVSCACGALPVPGLSIACDVAILLSARKCFRKVFGLDERSLCFLSLQTGKDFTELRSAIQKTRLADTINARLVLSLLTKSGLWVMVSSVKILGTLFGGASSFATTYYFLNNFLEKSVEDARNVPAKLLK; encoded by the coding sequence ATGGGCAATATAGCTCCAAAGGATTATGTACAGACAGAATTTGAAGACTCAAAGAGAGATTTGAATGAAGGCAGTATCCCCAAAGTGGCGGCTGAATATCAAGAACATTTAAGTAAAATGCAAAATCTGCCACTTCATATTGCAGTTACTGGAAAGGCAGGTGCTGGTAAATCATCCTTTGTCAACGCCTTCCGGGGTATAAATGATAACGAGGAGGAGGCAGCCGAGGTCGGGCTAGCAGAAGAAATGACAAAGCCAACGGCATATCCTCACCCCTCTTTTCCGAATATAAAAATATGGGACCTACCAGGGATCGGAACGTGTAATTCTGAGGCAGCGGAATATCTGGAGAAGGTCCAGTTTGAAAGATATGATGTCTTTATCATTGTCACCGCTGACCGCTTCACTGAAAACGATGCTTTGCTGGCAAAGGAAATACGAAGAATGAGAAAGAAGTTTTACTACGTGCGTACCAAAGTAGATGTCAGCATCGAAGctgaaaggaggagaaggaatttCAATATGGAGGaaaccctggagaccatgaggAAATATTGTGAAGATAATTTGAAAGCGGAAGGCAAGCTTTCTGCCAGAGTATTTCTGATATCCAACCGGCAGATACACATGTATGATTTCCCTCTCCTGCAAGAGACAATGGCCGCTGAACTTCCTGACCACAAGAAGCATATTTTAACACTGGCTGTGCAGATTTTCTCAGAAGAGAATTTGATGGTGAAAAAAGCTCAAATGAGATCATATATAAGGAAGTTGGCATGGGTATCTTGTGCTTGTGGAGCACTGCCTGTTCCAGGTCTCTCTATTGCTTGTGATGTTGCCATCTTGCTGAGTGCCCGGAAATGTTTCCGCAAGGTATTCGGCTTAGACGAGAGGTCCCTCTGTTTTCTGTCACTTCAGACAGGAAAAGATTTTACAGAGCTGAGGTCAGCTATCCAGAAAACCCGATTAGCCGATACAATCAATGCACGTTTGGTACTTTCTCTCCTGACGAAGTCTGGCCTTTGGGTAATGGTGTCGTCTGTGAAAATTCTGGGGACTCTCTTTGGCGGAGCGAGTTCATTTGCTACCACGTATTATTTTCTGAACAACTTTCTTGAGAAATCTGTGGAAGATGCCCGAAATGTTCCAGCAAAGCTTCTTAAGTGA